In Gemmatimonas sp., a single genomic region encodes these proteins:
- a CDS encoding DUF2723 domain-containing protein, with the protein MTARPALPRARVQMPRTVIAPVLAMVVLFSAYLATAAPDLTFWDATELVTAARTLGIPHPPGTPLWVLIAHVVSKAFSNTGPARAVTMLSVLASAWVGGVGAAMLQRWIGSRGAVVGAVVAGTMTTVWSNATETEVYAVSLLFSALMLAAGEFAGRPGVADHARQRARALVVFIAALAVPLHLSVLVALPAALVFAWAGPRVRLIDVVGWGALGLLGLSAVAVLPLLYAAGAELASGHPDSLLALAAVLRREQYDVAGLLPRMAPIWLQLGNVFEWADWQIAFGVHPFPTPSVPRTMLTLSFVWLAALGLRAVWRHEARVGRAMAVLLLCGTAGVAFWLNMRAGPTFGGSFIPPGAVHEARERDYFFVLGFWSWGLLAGAGLAAISASIAKRLPAPIAALPLLIGAVPLVANRTVMDRTREPIASLPRTYARLLLDAVPQRGVLLAAGDNDTFPLWYLQQVEDYRLDVTVVTVPLLGATWYREALAERRLLPPEAVRTWPGLEATLRAIMVHATDDGRDVRVSALLSRIDRDRVDRTQGWALQGLVYAPSATTAPGAIALDAAALARAREQLPRSALAPIPAGADAAVTQMQALLRCTQVQRFDDPLLVSSCNAP; encoded by the coding sequence ATGACCGCGCGACCTGCGTTGCCGCGCGCGCGCGTTCAGATGCCCAGAACGGTCATCGCCCCGGTGCTGGCGATGGTGGTGCTCTTTTCGGCCTATCTCGCCACGGCAGCGCCCGATCTCACATTCTGGGATGCTACCGAACTCGTGACCGCCGCGCGCACGCTGGGCATTCCGCATCCCCCCGGGACGCCGCTGTGGGTGCTCATCGCGCACGTGGTCTCGAAGGCGTTCTCCAATACCGGTCCGGCCCGCGCGGTGACCATGCTCTCGGTGTTGGCGAGCGCTTGGGTGGGCGGCGTCGGCGCCGCGATGCTGCAGCGGTGGATCGGCTCACGGGGCGCGGTGGTGGGCGCGGTGGTCGCCGGCACGATGACCACCGTGTGGAGCAACGCCACCGAGACCGAGGTGTATGCGGTGTCGCTACTCTTCTCGGCGCTGATGCTGGCGGCGGGCGAGTTCGCTGGCCGTCCGGGCGTGGCAGACCATGCGCGCCAGCGCGCTCGCGCCCTCGTCGTGTTTATCGCGGCCCTCGCGGTGCCGTTGCATTTGAGCGTGCTGGTGGCCCTGCCGGCGGCGCTCGTGTTTGCCTGGGCCGGTCCGCGCGTTCGCCTCATCGACGTCGTGGGCTGGGGCGCGCTCGGCTTGCTTGGCCTATCGGCCGTCGCGGTGCTGCCGCTGCTGTACGCGGCAGGGGCCGAGCTGGCGTCGGGGCATCCCGATTCGCTGCTGGCGCTGGCGGCGGTGCTGCGCCGCGAGCAGTACGACGTGGCGGGACTGCTGCCGCGGATGGCGCCGATCTGGCTGCAGTTGGGCAACGTGTTCGAATGGGCCGACTGGCAGATCGCGTTCGGCGTCCATCCGTTCCCGACGCCGTCGGTTCCCCGGACGATGCTTACCCTCTCGTTCGTGTGGCTGGCGGCGCTCGGTCTACGCGCGGTGTGGCGTCACGAGGCCCGCGTGGGTCGGGCGATGGCGGTACTGCTGCTCTGCGGCACCGCGGGCGTGGCCTTCTGGCTCAACATGCGCGCTGGCCCCACGTTCGGCGGCAGCTTCATTCCGCCCGGCGCCGTGCACGAGGCGCGCGAACGCGACTACTTCTTCGTGCTCGGCTTCTGGAGTTGGGGACTGTTGGCCGGGGCCGGCCTCGCCGCGATCTCGGCGAGCATCGCGAAGCGTTTGCCCGCGCCGATCGCCGCATTGCCGTTGTTGATCGGCGCGGTGCCGCTGGTGGCGAATCGCACGGTGATGGATCGCACCCGTGAACCGATCGCGTCGTTGCCGCGCACGTACGCGCGACTTTTGCTCGACGCCGTGCCGCAGCGGGGTGTGCTCCTGGCCGCCGGTGACAACGACACGTTTCCCCTCTGGTATCTGCAGCAGGTGGAGGATTATCGGCTGGATGTGACCGTGGTCACCGTGCCGCTGCTTGGCGCGACCTGGTATCGGGAAGCGCTTGCCGAGCGACGGCTGTTGCCGCCCGAGGCGGTACGCACCTGGCCCGGACTCGAGGCGACGCTCCGCGCGATCATGGTTCACGCCACCGACGACGGGCGCGACGTACGCGTGAGCGCGCTGCTGTCGCGTATTGATCGCGACCGCGTGGATCGGACACAGGGCTGGGCGCTGCAGGGGCTGGTGTATGCGCCGTCGGCGACGACCGCACCTGGTGCGATCGCGCTCGACGCGGCCGCCTTGGCGCGGGCACGGGAGCAGCTCCCGCGCTCGGCGCTCGCGCCGATTCCGGCGGGCGCCGATGCCGCCGTGACGCAGATGCAGGCGCTGCTGCGGTGCACGCAAGTGCAGCGGTTCGACGACCCGTTACTTGTGTCGTCGTGCAATGCTCCCTAA
- the cdaA gene encoding diadenylate cyclase CdaA — MTGLANEQVVQITTQFTWRDGLEIGVVALVFYRILLLIHGTRALQILGGVAVLVAAYAIASLLQLTMITYLLGLVFTYGVFALLIIFQPELRAALAHLGQAPVTRLFKRVEQGPVEDDIADAVDRLSRSGVGAIIAIERDVPLSDFIDSGSSLQAKVSADLLTTIFTPYSPLHDGAVIIRGDTIVGAGCILPLSQGAVGHRSLGTRHRAALGLAEETDAIVIVVSEETAVVSVARDGALQVRLTPVQLRDLLAGRAVKSTG; from the coding sequence GTGACGGGCCTCGCCAACGAGCAGGTGGTGCAGATCACGACGCAGTTCACATGGCGCGACGGCCTCGAAATCGGGGTCGTCGCGTTGGTGTTCTATCGGATCCTGCTGCTCATTCACGGTACGCGCGCCCTCCAGATTCTCGGCGGTGTCGCGGTGTTGGTGGCGGCGTACGCCATCGCGTCGCTGCTGCAACTCACCATGATCACCTACCTCTTGGGGTTGGTGTTCACGTACGGTGTGTTCGCGCTGCTGATCATCTTTCAGCCCGAACTGCGCGCCGCGCTGGCGCACCTCGGACAGGCGCCGGTCACCCGTCTGTTCAAACGCGTCGAACAGGGACCGGTCGAAGACGACATTGCCGATGCCGTCGACCGGCTGTCGCGCTCGGGTGTGGGCGCGATCATCGCCATCGAACGCGATGTGCCGCTGTCCGATTTCATCGACAGTGGGTCGTCGCTGCAGGCGAAAGTATCGGCTGATCTGCTCACGACGATCTTCACGCCCTATTCGCCGCTGCACGATGGCGCCGTGATCATTCGTGGCGACACGATCGTCGGCGCCGGCTGCATTCTGCCGCTGTCGCAAGGTGCCGTGGGACATCGCTCCCTTGGCACACGCCATCGCGCGGCCTTGGGACTCGCTGAAGAGACGGATGCCATCGTGATCGTCGTCTCCGAGGAAACAGCCGTGGTGTCGGTGGCACGCGACGGCGCCTTGCAGGTTCGGCTGACGCCGGTGCAGCTGCGTGATCTGCTCGCCGGTCGCGCCGTGAAGTCCACCGGATGA
- the ftsH gene encoding ATP-dependent zinc metalloprotease FtsH, with protein sequence MAPNMTPSPKKPFNWGRFSKTLSFWILVILIPVAFLTYGNGRETQAPELDYNAYRQQLEVGNIKTATFQTDNVLAGQFNQPVRVNNREARKFVTRLVPGSAEKEQARLFERGVRTNASEPRANFGSLLITMLPYVLLIGFWIFLFRQMQAGGNKAFSFGKSKAKLLSGDTPKITFADVAGADEAKVELQEIIEFLKDPQKFTKLGGRLPKGALLVGPPGTGKTLLAKAVAGEAGRPFFSMSGSDFVEMFVGVGASRVRDLFEQGKAHAPCIIFIDEIDAVGRHRGSGMGGGHDEREQTLNQLLVEMDGFESNDGVILIAATNRPDVLDPALLRPGRFDRQIVVDAPDLRGREGILKVHLRNKPQADDVSVHSLARGTPGMAGADLANLVNEGALLAARKGHDKIYMSDLEEAKDRVMLGAERKSLVMKDDERRLTAFHEAGHAVCAMMVYGNDPLHKVTIVPRGRALGIAFTLPEDDRVSVTREQLEAKLVMAYGGRAAEEIVFGHNRVTTGAASDIQQATSIARRYVTQWGLSDTIGPILVGDVEQELFLGRDIQSRREVSEQTAQLVDSEVKRVAFEAHARAVAVLTEHRSLLDIVATQLLERETLTRDDILLLKAGKELPPRLPPDMPMTTQPLATPAAPAARPILPPMLGGPEIAPA encoded by the coding sequence ATGGCACCAAACATGACGCCCTCGCCGAAGAAGCCGTTCAACTGGGGACGCTTCTCGAAAACGCTGTCGTTCTGGATCCTCGTGATCCTGATTCCGGTCGCGTTCCTGACGTATGGGAACGGCCGCGAGACGCAGGCACCGGAGCTCGATTACAACGCGTATCGACAGCAGTTGGAAGTCGGCAACATCAAGACGGCCACGTTCCAGACCGACAACGTGCTGGCCGGTCAATTCAACCAGCCGGTGCGCGTGAACAACCGCGAGGCGCGGAAGTTTGTCACGCGTCTGGTGCCGGGTTCGGCCGAGAAGGAGCAGGCGCGCCTCTTCGAGCGTGGTGTGCGCACCAACGCCAGCGAGCCGCGGGCCAACTTCGGCAGCCTGCTCATCACCATGCTGCCGTACGTGCTGCTCATCGGTTTCTGGATCTTCCTGTTCCGTCAGATGCAGGCCGGCGGCAACAAGGCGTTCTCGTTCGGCAAGAGCAAGGCGAAGCTGCTCAGCGGCGACACGCCGAAGATCACCTTCGCCGACGTGGCCGGTGCCGACGAAGCGAAGGTCGAACTGCAGGAAATCATCGAGTTCCTGAAAGACCCGCAGAAGTTCACCAAGCTCGGTGGGCGCCTGCCGAAGGGTGCGCTCCTGGTCGGTCCGCCGGGTACCGGTAAGACGCTGCTCGCGAAGGCCGTGGCCGGTGAAGCTGGACGCCCGTTCTTCTCGATGTCGGGCTCCGACTTCGTGGAAATGTTCGTCGGTGTCGGTGCGTCTCGCGTGCGCGATCTCTTCGAGCAGGGCAAGGCGCACGCGCCGTGCATCATCTTCATCGACGAAATCGATGCCGTTGGCCGTCATCGCGGCTCGGGTATGGGTGGTGGGCACGACGAGCGCGAGCAGACGCTCAACCAGCTGCTCGTGGAAATGGACGGCTTCGAGTCGAACGACGGCGTGATCCTCATCGCCGCCACGAACCGCCCCGATGTGCTCGATCCTGCGCTGCTGCGCCCGGGTCGTTTCGACCGCCAGATCGTGGTCGACGCGCCGGATCTCCGCGGCCGTGAAGGCATTCTCAAGGTCCACCTGCGCAACAAGCCGCAGGCGGATGACGTGAGCGTGCACTCGCTGGCCCGTGGCACCCCGGGTATGGCCGGAGCAGACCTGGCGAATCTCGTGAATGAAGGCGCGTTGCTCGCGGCCCGTAAGGGACACGACAAGATCTACATGAGTGATCTCGAGGAAGCGAAGGATCGCGTCATGCTGGGTGCCGAGCGCAAGTCGCTGGTGATGAAGGACGACGAACGCCGGCTCACGGCGTTCCACGAAGCCGGACATGCCGTGTGCGCGATGATGGTCTATGGCAACGATCCGTTGCACAAGGTCACCATCGTCCCGCGCGGTCGTGCCCTTGGTATCGCCTTCACGCTCCCCGAGGACGACCGCGTGTCGGTCACGCGTGAACAGCTCGAAGCAAAGCTGGTCATGGCGTACGGCGGACGTGCGGCCGAAGAGATCGTGTTCGGTCACAACCGCGTGACCACCGGTGCGGCCAGTGACATTCAACAGGCCACCAGCATCGCGCGTCGCTACGTCACGCAGTGGGGTCTCTCCGACACCATCGGACCGATCCTCGTCGGCGACGTGGAGCAGGAGCTCTTCCTCGGTCGCGACATCCAGTCGCGCCGTGAAGTGTCCGAGCAGACGGCGCAGCTGGTTGATTCCGAAGTGAAGCGGGTGGCGTTCGAGGCGCATGCCCGGGCCGTCGCCGTGCTCACCGAGCATCGTTCGCTGCTCGATATCGTGGCGACGCAGCTGCTCGAACGCGAGACGCTCACGCGCGACGACATCCTGCTGCTCAAGGCCGGCAAGGAGCTGCCGCCGCGCCTGCCGCCTGACATGCCGATGACGACGCAACCGCTCGCCACACCGGCGGCTCCGGCCGCCCGCCCGATCCTGCCGCCGATGCTGGGCGGCCCGGAAATCGCTCCTGCGTAA
- the hpt gene encoding hypoxanthine phosphoribosyltransferase: MTEQSKPIAEDPRLDGRAVRRIVYDADAIEARVQELGADITAAYPDGDLLVLGLLKGSFIFLSDLVRHIARPLQVDFLVASSYGDAMESSGVVRLLYDPETELEGKHILLVEDIVDSGRTLNRLIELLGDRKPRSLEICALLHKHIATELHHPTRFIGFDAPHEFLVGYGLDHAENFRHLPYVASLQ, encoded by the coding sequence TTGACTGAGCAGAGCAAACCCATCGCAGAAGATCCCCGTCTCGACGGTCGTGCCGTCCGGCGGATCGTGTACGACGCCGACGCCATCGAAGCGCGCGTGCAGGAACTGGGCGCGGACATCACGGCGGCGTATCCCGACGGCGATCTGCTCGTGCTTGGACTCCTCAAGGGCAGCTTCATCTTCCTCAGCGATCTGGTGCGTCACATCGCCCGGCCCTTGCAGGTCGATTTTCTCGTGGCGTCGTCGTACGGCGATGCAATGGAATCGAGCGGCGTAGTGCGTCTCCTCTACGATCCGGAAACGGAATTGGAGGGGAAACACATTCTGTTAGTTGAAGACATCGTGGACTCCGGCCGCACGCTCAATCGCCTGATCGAGCTGTTGGGTGACCGGAAGCCGCGTTCGCTGGAAATCTGCGCGCTGCTGCACAAGCACATCGCGACAGAGCTTCATCATCCCACGCGGTTCATCGGGTTCGATGCACCGCACGAATTTCTGGTTGGCTACGGGCTAGACCATGCCGAGAATTTTCGGCACCTCCCGTACGTCGCCAGCCTGCAGTAA